A region from the Falco rusticolus isolate bFalRus1 chromosome 4, bFalRus1.pri, whole genome shotgun sequence genome encodes:
- the NDUFA4 gene encoding cytochrome c oxidase subunit NDUFA4, with the protein MFRVMVSHARKHPSLIPLFLIIGSGGVGAGLYLMRLAMFNPDVCWDKTNNPEPWNKLSPSDQYKFYSVNVDYSRLKKDRPDF; encoded by the exons ATGTTTCGCGTTATGGTCAGCCACGCCAGGAAGCACCCCAGC TTGATACCTCTTTTTTTGATCATTGGGTCTGGAGGTGTTGGCGCAGGCCTGTACCTCATGCGTTTGGCAATGTTCAACCCTGATGTCTg CTGGGACAAGACGAATAATCCAGAACCTTGGAACAAACTGTCTCCCAGCGACCAGTACaag TTCTACTCGGTTAATGTAGACTACAGTAGACTGAAAAAGGACCGTCCTGACTTCTGA